The following proteins come from a genomic window of Nostoc sp. TCL26-01:
- a CDS encoding shikimate kinase, with amino-acid sequence MRTGKSTLGKLLAEKLNLPQISMDELRYNYYKQIGYDEDLAKKLRVEGGFGAIYKYWKPFEAYAVEKLLAEHNNCVIDFGAGHSVYDDAPLFYRVQKALEPYPNVILLLPSADLDESVQIIEKRMGEFKEGDINWHEYFVKHPANYKLAKTVVYTKDKTPEETRDEILRLI; translated from the coding sequence ATGAGAACCGGAAAAAGTACTCTGGGTAAACTACTAGCAGAAAAGCTCAATTTACCTCAAATTTCTATGGATGAATTGCGCTACAACTATTACAAACAGATTGGTTATGATGAGGATTTAGCAAAAAAACTGAGAGTAGAAGGAGGTTTTGGAGCAATATACAAATATTGGAAGCCATTTGAGGCTTATGCAGTGGAAAAGTTACTAGCTGAACACAACAATTGTGTGATTGACTTTGGTGCTGGTCACTCAGTTTATGACGATGCTCCCCTATTTTATCGTGTCCAAAAAGCACTGGAACCATACCCAAATGTCATTCTTTTACTTCCTTCTGCTGATTTAGATGAATCAGTGCAAATTATTGAGAAAAGAATGGGTGAGTTTAAAGAGGGTGATATTAACTGGCACGAATATTTTGTCAAACATCCGGCAAATTATAAGTTAGCCAAGACTGTAGTTTATACAAAAGATAAAACGCCAGAAGAAACACGGGATGAGATTTTGCGTCTCATCTAG
- a CDS encoding type II toxin-antitoxin system MqsA family antitoxin — MNACFICKHGNTQPGLVTVTLERDDAIVILKSVPADVCHNCGEYYLSAAVSEQVLQRAEEAVNKGAEVEILRYAA, encoded by the coding sequence ATGAATGCTTGCTTTATATGTAAACACGGCAACACTCAACCAGGATTAGTGACAGTAACTTTAGAGCGAGATGATGCGATCGTTATTCTCAAAAGTGTCCCAGCAGATGTTTGTCATAATTGCGGCGAATATTATTTAAGTGCTGCTGTTAGCGAACAGGTTTTACAACGCGCAGAGGAAGCAGTTAATAAAGGTGCTGAAGTCGAAATTTTGCGATATGCAGCATAA
- a CDS encoding type II toxin-antitoxin system RelE/ParE family toxin — protein MWKVEYTKKFLKELADLPQDIQARIEPIVFQSLESENPFDLGYLQKMKGYDDKYSRR, from the coding sequence ATGTGGAAAGTTGAATATACTAAAAAGTTCTTAAAAGAATTAGCAGATTTACCACAAGATATTCAAGCTAGGATTGAACCAATCGTCTTTCAATCACTTGAATCAGAAAACCCCTTTGATTTAGGCTATTTGCAAAAAATGAAAGGCTACGATGATAAATATTCGCGTAGGTGA
- a CDS encoding DUF2283 domain-containing protein, which translates to MKLTYDPRCNIAYICLQEKTVQVETIQISEEMNVDIVPDGTIYGIELLNANQQLGADNQGKLIVVNEPTEEQEEAAWHRLASEQLLKGYSEDDTIYDMI; encoded by the coding sequence ATGAAACTTACTTACGATCCAAGATGCAACATAGCTTATATCTGTCTCCAAGAAAAAACTGTACAAGTAGAAACCATTCAAATCAGTGAAGAAATGAATGTAGATATTGTTCCTGATGGCACAATTTATGGAATTGAATTGCTTAATGCTAACCAACAATTAGGTGCTGATAATCAGGGTAAGTTAATCGTAGTCAATGAACCTACAGAAGAACAAGAAGAAGCAGCTTGGCATCGTCTTGCATCTGAGCAATTACTAAAAGGCTACAGCGAAGATGATACTATTTACGACATGATTTAA
- a CDS encoding DUF2283 domain-containing protein: MKISYDAEVDALSITFSETTVTTQHLAQGIAADYDAEGKLAGIEILDAVKRFGGQETLRQVIIEGIGLSVTNENMTNVEKTTA; this comes from the coding sequence ATGAAAATTAGCTATGATGCCGAAGTCGATGCTCTCAGTATCACTTTCAGCGAAACAACTGTAACAACACAACATTTAGCCCAAGGTATCGCCGCCGATTATGATGCAGAAGGAAAATTAGCTGGTATTGAGATATTAGATGCTGTCAAGCGGTTTGGTGGACAAGAAACTCTCCGCCAAGTAATTATTGAAGGAATTGGTTTGTCAGTTACGAATGAAAACATGACAAACGTTGAAAAAACAACAGCCTAG
- a CDS encoding DUF4258 domain-containing protein — translation MIDRLRGDQTGVKPIRFSQHALGYVTKRGFTIAEVEEAIRNSSWGEAEENRLQCQKDFTFGQEWNGKVYATKRIRPIFIEKATEIVIITVYTYYF, via the coding sequence ATGATAGACCGACTAAGAGGAGATCAAACGGGAGTGAAGCCAATTAGATTTTCCCAACACGCTTTGGGTTATGTGACAAAACGCGGTTTTACAATAGCTGAAGTAGAAGAAGCCATCCGCAATAGTTCCTGGGGAGAAGCTGAAGAAAATCGTTTACAATGCCAAAAAGACTTTACCTTTGGTCAAGAATGGAATGGTAAGGTTTATGCTACAAAACGAATCCGCCCGATATTCATTGAAAAAGCCACAGAGATTGTAATTATAACCGTTTACACTTATTACTTCTAA
- a CDS encoding papain fold toxin domain-containing protein has translation MILNRDDAIYQQIIQIANNYGIFDCIPCARAIKEFLESQGVRGKYIKLDTGSQDPIYGRIYDDSIGELIATTGHHEGIIIQIDDIEIVFDNIHYQGITRLDWMENLYSPIMEIGKELQITEIYF, from the coding sequence ATGATTTTGAATAGAGATGATGCTATCTATCAACAAATCATTCAGATTGCCAATAATTACGGAATTTTTGACTGTATTCCTTGTGCTAGAGCTATCAAAGAATTTTTAGAATCACAAGGAGTTCGCGGTAAGTATATTAAATTGGATACAGGTTCACAAGATCCAATCTACGGCAGAATATATGATGATAGTATTGGAGAATTGATTGCTACCACTGGTCATCATGAAGGTATTATCATTCAAATAGATGATATTGAAATTGTATTTGATAACATTCACTATCAAGGAATTACCAGATTAGATTGGATGGAAAATCTCTATTCACCTATTATGGAAATAGGTAAAGAACTTCAAATAACTGAAATTTACTTTTGA